The Ammospiza nelsoni isolate bAmmNel1 chromosome 10, bAmmNel1.pri, whole genome shotgun sequence genome includes a region encoding these proteins:
- the TTC14 gene encoding tetratricopeptide repeat protein 14 isoform X1 has protein sequence MDRELLRQALNYHGPALLSLLRAEQHDNPDFRGLLPPPGAAPEPPRGAPPAAWKERASIDTEIKRFIAKKADLLFAHSWKPNGPIEDSIEENEECYAVMPPLERFLEVPREERRELFFRDIERGDIVIGRITSIREFGFFMVLICLGSGVIREIADLEITALCPVRDVPPQSNHGDPLSYYQTGDLIRAALKDVDRYHKKLAVSLYSSALPPKLSSTKLGVITSDDFPLHYKRSLEVANTGETFEEVLHRSPGFANPSLVEYLAEKLGLSESNPPSLLRSLQIKNFSEEDFAPALRKKQSASWALKCVKAGVDYFKVGRHVEAMNEYNKALEIDPQNVEALVARGALYATKGSLNKAIGDFEVALENCPTHRNARKYLCQTLVERGGQLEEEEKLLNAETYYKKALSLDETFQEAEEALTKLRKHMQKSLEMREKQAAKEEKQKAKKIETSAEKLRKLLKEEKRLKKKRKVSTSSSSSSSSSSSSSSDSSSDVSASSSSSSSVHKKCRKKRRHRSESAHSSKKSSSRASSHYKDQNRKEEWYSPPADTSASFLNQSFEVEKLLERQDSVACPKMEGKEKDRHWSFSRTSGDDEDTFGGRSEDSRDSYSSSRSQPSHSKTEKYSKPERFFSSWRGPSGSYHKSDYKPRMHYHRRFERDGEWRREQFKRHGSGQDRYYMSPGSDYYGRSGGKYRSYSSSCSHEGDKGYDSDRQHKNESESKNRKISYEETDKTKEPDEEVSLNGTEEAESGVKRNLPQNLVNIFNQIAEFEREKGSKQKKQ, from the exons ATGGATCGGGAGCTGCTCCGGCAGGCGCTGAACTACCACGGCCCGGCACTGCTGTCGCTGCTCCGCGCCGAGCAGCACGACAACCCCGACTTCCGCGggctgctgccgccgcccggggccgccccggaGCCGCCTCGCGGGGCCCCGCCGGCCGCCTG GAAAGAGAGGGCGAGCATCGACACCGAGATAAAGCGCTTCATCGCCAAGAAGGCGGATCTGCTGTTCGCGCACTCGTGGAAACCCAACGGGCCGATCGAGGACAGCATCGAGGAGAATGAGG AGTGTTACGCTGTCATGCCGCCCCTGGAGAGGTTcctggaggtgcccagggaggagaggagagagctgTTTTTCCGTGACATCGAGCGGGGCGATATCGTCATTGGGAGGATTACATCTATCCGTGAATTTGGCTTTTTCATGGTGTTGATTTGTCTGGGAAGTGGTGTCATACGGGAAATTGCAGATTTGGAAATCACT GCCCTGTGTCCTGTGAGGGATGTGCCTCCTCAAAGCAACCATGGAGATCCTCTGTCGTATTATCAAACTGGAGACCTTATCCGAG CTGCGCTCAAGGATGTTGACCGCTACCACAAGAAGCTGGCAGTGTCACTTTACAGCTCAGCCCTTCCACCCAAGCTTTCCAGCACAAAGCTGGGTGTGATCACCTCTGATGACTTCCCACTGCATTATAA GCGAAGCCTGGAAGTTGCCAACACAGGAGAGACATTTGAAGAGGTTTTGCATCGTTCCCCAGGATTTGCTAATCCATCATTAGTTGAATATTTAGCAGAAAAACTGGGACTAAGTGAGTCAAATCCACCATCTTTGCTGAGAAGTCTTCAAAT taaaaatttcagtgaagaagaTTTTGCCCCTGCATTGAGGAAAAAGCAGTCTGCATCTTGGGCTTTGAAATG TGTAAAGGCTGGGGTGGATTATTTTAAGGTTGGGCGCCACGTGGAAGCCATGAATGAGTACAACAAGGCTCTGGAAATTGATCCCCAAAATGTTGAAGCTTTGGTAGCACGTGGAGCTCT GTATGCAACCAAAGGAAGTCTGAACAAAGCCATTGGGGATTTTGAAGTTGCTTTAGAAAATTGTCCTACCCATAGAAATGCAAGGAAATATCTGTGTCAGACCCTTGTGGAAAGAGGCGGGCA GttggaagaggaagagaaactgCTAAATGCTGAGACTTATTATAAAAAAGCCTTGAGCTTGGATGAGACTTTTCAGGAAGCAGAAGAGGCCTTAACAAAGCTCCGTAAGCACATGCAG aaatctttggaAATGAGGGAGAAACAAGCTGCCaaagaagagaaacagaaagcaaagaaaatagaaacaagTGCAGAAAAATTGCGTAAGctcttaaaagaagaaaagag gttgaagaagaaaaggaaagtatcaacctcctcctcttcttcttcatcctcctcctcctcatcatcaAGCGATTCATCATCAGATGTatcagcttcttcctcctcctcttcctctgttCACAAGAAATGTAGGAAAAAGCGTCGGCATAGATCTGAGTCTGCTCACAGCTCCAAAAAAAGCTCATCTAGAGCTTCTTCCCATTACAAAGATCAGAATAGGAAAGAGGAGTGGTATTCCCCTCCAGCTGATACCTCTGCTTCCTTTCTTAACCAAAGTTTTGAagtggaaaagctgctggaaagGCAGGACAGCGTAGCGTGCCcaaaaatggagggaaaagagaaagacagaCACTGGTCTTTTTCGAGGACTTCAGGTGATGATGAAGACACTTTTGGAGGTAGGTCTGAAGATTCAAGAGATTCTTACAGTAGCTCCAGAAGTCAGCCAAGTCatagcaaaactgaaaaatacagtAAACCAGAGAGATTTTTCTCCAGTTGGAGGGGTCCTTCAGGTTCGTATCATAAATCAGATTATAAACCCAGGATGCATTATCACAGGAGATTTGAAAGGGATGGAGAGtggagaagggagcagtttAAGAGACATGGCTCAGGTCAAGACAGGTATTACATGTCCCCAGGGTCTGACTATTATGGCAGGTCAGGGGGGAAGTACAGGTCATATTCTAGCAGCTGCTCACATGAAGGTGACAAAGGTTATGATAGTGACAGGCAGCATAAAAATGAAAGTGAgtctaagaatagaaaaataagtTATGAAGAGACTGATAAAACAAAGGAACCAGATGAAGAAGTGTCATTAAATGGTACAGAAGAAGCAGAAAGTGGTGTTAAAAGAAACTTGCCCCAGAACTTAGTTAACATTTTTAATCAGATAGCTGAGTTtgagagggaaaaaggaagTAAGCAGAAGAAACAGTGA
- the TTC14 gene encoding tetratricopeptide repeat protein 14 isoform X2, with the protein MPPLERFLEVPREERRELFFRDIERGDIVIGRITSIREFGFFMVLICLGSGVIREIADLEITALCPVRDVPPQSNHGDPLSYYQTGDLIRAALKDVDRYHKKLAVSLYSSALPPKLSSTKLGVITSDDFPLHYKRSLEVANTGETFEEVLHRSPGFANPSLVEYLAEKLGLSESNPPSLLRSLQIKNFSEEDFAPALRKKQSASWALKCVKAGVDYFKVGRHVEAMNEYNKALEIDPQNVEALVARGALYATKGSLNKAIGDFEVALENCPTHRNARKYLCQTLVERGGQLEEEEKLLNAETYYKKALSLDETFQEAEEALTKLRKHMQKSLEMREKQAAKEEKQKAKKIETSAEKLRKLLKEEKRLKKKRKVSTSSSSSSSSSSSSSSDSSSDVSASSSSSSSVHKKCRKKRRHRSESAHSSKKSSSRASSHYKDQNRKEEWYSPPADTSASFLNQSFEVEKLLERQDSVACPKMEGKEKDRHWSFSRTSGDDEDTFGGRSEDSRDSYSSSRSQPSHSKTEKYSKPERFFSSWRGPSGSYHKSDYKPRMHYHRRFERDGEWRREQFKRHGSGQDRYYMSPGSDYYGRSGGKYRSYSSSCSHEGDKGYDSDRQHKNESESKNRKISYEETDKTKEPDEEVSLNGTEEAESGVKRNLPQNLVNIFNQIAEFEREKGSKQKKQ; encoded by the exons ATGCCGCCCCTGGAGAGGTTcctggaggtgcccagggaggagaggagagagctgTTTTTCCGTGACATCGAGCGGGGCGATATCGTCATTGGGAGGATTACATCTATCCGTGAATTTGGCTTTTTCATGGTGTTGATTTGTCTGGGAAGTGGTGTCATACGGGAAATTGCAGATTTGGAAATCACT GCCCTGTGTCCTGTGAGGGATGTGCCTCCTCAAAGCAACCATGGAGATCCTCTGTCGTATTATCAAACTGGAGACCTTATCCGAG CTGCGCTCAAGGATGTTGACCGCTACCACAAGAAGCTGGCAGTGTCACTTTACAGCTCAGCCCTTCCACCCAAGCTTTCCAGCACAAAGCTGGGTGTGATCACCTCTGATGACTTCCCACTGCATTATAA GCGAAGCCTGGAAGTTGCCAACACAGGAGAGACATTTGAAGAGGTTTTGCATCGTTCCCCAGGATTTGCTAATCCATCATTAGTTGAATATTTAGCAGAAAAACTGGGACTAAGTGAGTCAAATCCACCATCTTTGCTGAGAAGTCTTCAAAT taaaaatttcagtgaagaagaTTTTGCCCCTGCATTGAGGAAAAAGCAGTCTGCATCTTGGGCTTTGAAATG TGTAAAGGCTGGGGTGGATTATTTTAAGGTTGGGCGCCACGTGGAAGCCATGAATGAGTACAACAAGGCTCTGGAAATTGATCCCCAAAATGTTGAAGCTTTGGTAGCACGTGGAGCTCT GTATGCAACCAAAGGAAGTCTGAACAAAGCCATTGGGGATTTTGAAGTTGCTTTAGAAAATTGTCCTACCCATAGAAATGCAAGGAAATATCTGTGTCAGACCCTTGTGGAAAGAGGCGGGCA GttggaagaggaagagaaactgCTAAATGCTGAGACTTATTATAAAAAAGCCTTGAGCTTGGATGAGACTTTTCAGGAAGCAGAAGAGGCCTTAACAAAGCTCCGTAAGCACATGCAG aaatctttggaAATGAGGGAGAAACAAGCTGCCaaagaagagaaacagaaagcaaagaaaatagaaacaagTGCAGAAAAATTGCGTAAGctcttaaaagaagaaaagag gttgaagaagaaaaggaaagtatcaacctcctcctcttcttcttcatcctcctcctcctcatcatcaAGCGATTCATCATCAGATGTatcagcttcttcctcctcctcttcctctgttCACAAGAAATGTAGGAAAAAGCGTCGGCATAGATCTGAGTCTGCTCACAGCTCCAAAAAAAGCTCATCTAGAGCTTCTTCCCATTACAAAGATCAGAATAGGAAAGAGGAGTGGTATTCCCCTCCAGCTGATACCTCTGCTTCCTTTCTTAACCAAAGTTTTGAagtggaaaagctgctggaaagGCAGGACAGCGTAGCGTGCCcaaaaatggagggaaaagagaaagacagaCACTGGTCTTTTTCGAGGACTTCAGGTGATGATGAAGACACTTTTGGAGGTAGGTCTGAAGATTCAAGAGATTCTTACAGTAGCTCCAGAAGTCAGCCAAGTCatagcaaaactgaaaaatacagtAAACCAGAGAGATTTTTCTCCAGTTGGAGGGGTCCTTCAGGTTCGTATCATAAATCAGATTATAAACCCAGGATGCATTATCACAGGAGATTTGAAAGGGATGGAGAGtggagaagggagcagtttAAGAGACATGGCTCAGGTCAAGACAGGTATTACATGTCCCCAGGGTCTGACTATTATGGCAGGTCAGGGGGGAAGTACAGGTCATATTCTAGCAGCTGCTCACATGAAGGTGACAAAGGTTATGATAGTGACAGGCAGCATAAAAATGAAAGTGAgtctaagaatagaaaaataagtTATGAAGAGACTGATAAAACAAAGGAACCAGATGAAGAAGTGTCATTAAATGGTACAGAAGAAGCAGAAAGTGGTGTTAAAAGAAACTTGCCCCAGAACTTAGTTAACATTTTTAATCAGATAGCTGAGTTtgagagggaaaaaggaagTAAGCAGAAGAAACAGTGA